A genomic stretch from Chloroflexaceae bacterium includes:
- a CDS encoding peptidoglycan bridge formation glycyltransferase FemA/FemB family protein, which yields MSQPTIDSMLVRSERTAPLALGEPDPTTWNAFVDAHPQGSLLQHGAWGELKTGSGWRARRIAVLGADGDPIAGALLLIRARYGLSVAYTPRGPLFSGDPVVDRLLLDGLERVARRARAVLLRLEPNLLEDDPAADALHTWLLLQGLQPVQTIQPRSSIHIDLRPSEERLLTACSKGHRADIRRAERHGVVVRSGDVTDLPVFFVLMQGTGKRAQFGVHSEAYYRAAWRLFQPRSCLLIAEVEGQAAAAHLIFADARAGRYLYSGANEVGLRSGANHLLTWHAMRWARAQGCTCYDLWGIPDALGRAATAPDAESRAALENAARRDPLIGVYRFKKGFGGKIVRYLPAYDQVLLAPLYPLALRRIGA from the coding sequence ATGTCTCAGCCCACCATAGACAGTATGCTCGTCCGGAGTGAACGGACCGCCCCCCTGGCGCTCGGCGAGCCTGACCCGACGACGTGGAACGCCTTCGTTGACGCCCATCCCCAGGGCAGTCTCCTGCAACACGGCGCCTGGGGGGAACTGAAGACCGGCTCTGGCTGGCGCGCGCGCCGCATCGCGGTCCTCGGCGCCGACGGGGACCCCATTGCCGGGGCGTTGTTGTTGATCCGCGCGCGCTATGGATTGAGCGTAGCTTATACCCCGCGCGGGCCGCTGTTTTCCGGCGATCCGGTTGTTGACCGGCTGCTGCTGGACGGACTGGAGCGTGTGGCGCGCCGGGCGCGGGCAGTGCTGCTGCGCCTGGAACCGAACCTGCTCGAAGACGATCCCGCCGCCGACGCCCTGCATACCTGGCTGCTGTTGCAGGGACTGCAACCCGTCCAGACCATTCAGCCCCGCAGTTCGATCCACATTGATCTGCGGCCATCCGAGGAGCGTCTGCTCACAGCCTGTTCCAAAGGGCATCGCGCCGACATTCGGCGCGCCGAGCGCCATGGCGTCGTTGTGCGTTCGGGTGATGTGACCGACCTGCCCGTTTTTTTCGTCTTGATGCAGGGAACCGGTAAACGGGCGCAGTTCGGGGTGCACAGCGAGGCCTACTATCGGGCGGCCTGGCGCCTCTTCCAGCCGCGCAGTTGTCTGTTGATCGCCGAAGTGGAAGGGCAAGCGGCGGCAGCGCACCTGATCTTCGCCGACGCCCGGGCGGGTCGGTACCTCTACAGCGGCGCCAATGAAGTCGGCCTGCGCTCGGGCGCGAACCATCTGCTGACATGGCACGCCATGCGTTGGGCGCGCGCTCAGGGCTGCACCTGCTACGACCTGTGGGGCATTCCCGACGCGCTGGGCCGCGCCGCGACGGCCCCGGACGCGGAGAGCCGCGCGGCCCTGGAAAACGCCGCCCGGCGCGACCCGCTGATCGGGGTCTACCGCTTCAAAAAGGGTTTCGGCGGCAAAATTGTACGCTACCTGCCGGCCTATGATCAGGTGCTCCTGGCCCCGCTCTATCCCCTGGCGCTCAGGCGTATAGGGGCGTAG
- a CDS encoding MATE family efflux transporter — translation MRAVSAPDSARSQPGGSIRRRMFVLALPAVGEQLLNTMVGLADVFLVGNLAPATAALLGYDSAAALTAVGLGNQFSWIVMVLFMAVGIGATALVARAVGARDETSLGRIVRQVALLGVLVGVTATALGLLAAEPFLATLNAPQETRAIGVEYIHITALTFLPTALLIAITACLRGAGDTRTPLLLMLAVNTINIAVTWLLVNGQLGMPALGVTGAALGAALARGLGGIAAVVLMLRGHAGLRLVLEWRPDPEMLRRLVRVGLPTAGEQFVFQAALLIFVRFVTNLGATAYAAHNITITIESVSFLPGMGYAAATGALVGQALGARRPDEAERSAYEGLFQGGLMMSALGVLMALFPAQLVSLFTNDPMVVAAATPPLRAAGLVQPALAVSFILLGALRGAGDTRWPLYSRLFTTWVVRLPLTFVVVGQLGGGLPGVWLAMCTDFTLQAIMALWRFSSGKWQKIEV, via the coding sequence ATGCGCGCAGTCAGCGCCCCGGATAGCGCTCGCAGCCAGCCAGGCGGCTCCATTCGCCGGCGCATGTTCGTTCTGGCCCTTCCCGCTGTCGGCGAGCAATTGCTCAACACCATGGTCGGCCTGGCCGACGTGTTTCTCGTGGGCAATCTGGCCCCCGCGACGGCGGCGTTGCTCGGCTACGACAGCGCCGCCGCGCTGACGGCGGTCGGTCTGGGCAATCAGTTTTCCTGGATCGTCATGGTGCTGTTCATGGCCGTCGGCATTGGCGCCACGGCCCTGGTGGCCCGCGCCGTGGGCGCCCGCGACGAGACCAGCCTGGGGCGCATCGTGCGCCAGGTGGCGCTGCTGGGGGTGCTGGTCGGCGTCACGGCCACGGCCCTGGGGTTGCTGGCAGCGGAGCCGTTCCTGGCCACCCTCAACGCCCCCCAGGAAACCCGCGCTATCGGCGTGGAGTATATCCACATTACCGCGCTCACCTTCCTCCCCACCGCGTTGCTGATAGCGATCACCGCCTGCCTGCGGGGCGCGGGCGACACCCGCACGCCTCTGCTGCTGATGCTGGCAGTGAACACAATTAATATCGCCGTAACCTGGCTGCTGGTAAACGGGCAACTGGGCATGCCCGCGCTGGGTGTGACGGGCGCGGCGCTGGGCGCCGCCCTGGCCCGCGGACTGGGGGGCATCGCCGCTGTCGTGCTGATGCTGCGAGGCCACGCCGGGCTGCGGCTGGTCCTCGAGTGGCGGCCCGACCCGGAGATGCTCCGGCGCCTGGTGCGCGTCGGGTTGCCCACGGCGGGGGAGCAGTTCGTCTTTCAGGCGGCGCTGCTGATCTTCGTGCGCTTCGTGACCAATCTGGGCGCGACGGCCTACGCGGCGCACAATATCACCATTACGATCGAGTCGGTCTCGTTTCTGCCAGGGATGGGCTATGCCGCCGCCACCGGAGCCCTGGTAGGGCAGGCTCTGGGCGCGCGCCGGCCTGACGAGGCCGAGCGCAGCGCCTACGAGGGCCTGTTCCAGGGCGGCCTGATGATGAGCGCGCTGGGCGTGTTGATGGCGCTCTTCCCGGCGCAACTGGTATCCCTCTTCACCAACGATCCAATGGTAGTGGCGGCGGCCACGCCCCCGCTGCGCGCCGCCGGTCTGGTGCAGCCAGCCCTGGCGGTGAGCTTCATCCTGCTCGGCGCGCTGCGAGGCGCGGGCGACACCCGCTGGCCCCTCTACAGCCGCCTGTTCACCACCTGGGTGGTGCGCCTGCCGCTCACCTTCGTGGTGGTGGGCCAGCTCGGCGGCGGGTTGCCCGGCGTGTGGCTGGCAATGTGCACCGACTTTACCCTTCAGGCGATTATGGCGCTGTGGCGCTTCAGCTCCGGGAAGTGGCAGAAGATTGAAGTATGA
- a CDS encoding MgtC/SapB family protein gives MMQDLAAELLRLLGPVNLDVIFRLVLTMALCGIIGLERSGHERASGFRPHILVGLGACLVTMAGAYGFSDLTGERDALRVASYVVSGIGFMGAGAILRHGTTVRGLTTAATLWGCAGIGVTVATGLGWLAIVGALLFLFTLTTLEWVEARLNFGAPVNRLRIHLHDDNRAVGKALDALARLGAPVKRATVLPGAGTSALLDVELTRALTASQAPLLAKQLLTLKNYVAQVDTTITPLDEPADAEEPDETLSAEEVVPLNLSDDDLLQDLNEPDQQQRRPAQQT, from the coding sequence ATGATGCAGGACCTGGCTGCGGAGTTGCTGCGCCTGTTGGGACCGGTCAATCTCGACGTGATCTTCCGGCTCGTCCTGACAATGGCGCTCTGTGGCATCATCGGCCTCGAGCGCTCAGGGCACGAACGCGCCAGCGGGTTTCGCCCGCATATTCTGGTGGGGTTGGGGGCCTGCCTGGTAACGATGGCCGGGGCCTATGGCTTCAGCGACCTGACCGGCGAACGCGATGCCCTGCGGGTGGCCAGTTACGTTGTTTCAGGGATCGGGTTTATGGGCGCCGGGGCGATCCTGCGCCACGGGACCACGGTGCGTGGTCTGACCACCGCCGCCACCCTGTGGGGCTGCGCCGGTATCGGGGTGACGGTGGCGACGGGATTGGGGTGGCTGGCGATCGTCGGGGCGTTGCTGTTCCTCTTCACCTTGACGACCCTCGAGTGGGTCGAAGCGCGGCTCAACTTTGGCGCGCCGGTAAATCGCCTGCGCATTCATCTCCACGATGATAACCGCGCTGTCGGGAAGGCTCTCGACGCCCTCGCCCGCCTCGGCGCGCCGGTCAAACGCGCGACGGTGCTGCCCGGCGCCGGAACCTCGGCCCTGCTCGATGTCGAACTCACGCGGGCGCTCACCGCGTCGCAGGCGCCGCTGCTGGCAAAACAGTTGTTGACGCTCAAGAACTATGTCGCGCAGGTCGACACGACCATCACGCCACTGGATGAGCCGGCGGACGCCGAGGAACCCGATGAGACGCTGAGCGCCGAGGAGGTGGTGCCGTTGAATCTCAGCGATGACGACCTCCTTCAGGATCTGAACGAACCGGATCAGCAGCAGCGCCGTCCGGCGCAGCAGACCTGA
- a CDS encoding HEAT repeat domain-containing protein, with amino-acid sequence MTFEEQLARLGDLERPLAHAELKILSDLGPELLKAFWAAWRGFPVERRLAIIRELDELAEDNVDLDFRAVFRACLSDPDGEVRAAAINGLWEDESLATMNRLIAMLEDEAGVARAAATLALARFAYLSQVGALSAADGARLLAVLLRVATDPEQPLEVRRRAVEALGYFASSKEAQTEIGRAYAHSDLAMRESALLAMGRSMRPTWFPYIERELKSPSPALRYEAARAVGELAEEGRPLLPALLPLVDDDDLEISLAAIWALGQVGGSSARRVLERLARSRDLSRRQAADEALAELALDEW; translated from the coding sequence ATGACCTTTGAGGAACAACTGGCCCGCCTGGGCGACCTGGAACGCCCCCTTGCCCATGCCGAGCTCAAGATCCTTTCGGACCTCGGTCCGGAGCTGTTGAAGGCATTCTGGGCGGCATGGCGCGGGTTCCCTGTCGAACGCCGCCTGGCGATTATCCGTGAGCTTGATGAACTGGCGGAAGACAATGTGGATCTGGATTTCCGCGCGGTCTTTCGGGCCTGTCTGAGCGACCCCGACGGCGAGGTGCGGGCCGCAGCCATCAACGGGTTATGGGAGGATGAGAGCCTGGCGACGATGAACCGGCTGATCGCCATGCTCGAAGACGAGGCCGGGGTGGCGCGCGCGGCGGCTACGCTGGCCCTCGCGCGCTTCGCCTACCTCAGCCAGGTCGGCGCCCTATCGGCGGCGGATGGCGCGCGCTTGCTGGCGGTGCTGCTGCGCGTCGCCACCGATCCCGAACAACCCCTCGAGGTGCGCCGGCGCGCTGTGGAGGCCCTCGGCTACTTCGCTTCGTCCAAAGAGGCCCAGACGGAGATCGGCCGGGCCTATGCCCACAGCGACCTGGCTATGCGCGAGAGCGCTCTGCTGGCCATGGGCCGCTCGATGCGCCCCACCTGGTTCCCCTACATCGAACGGGAGTTGAAAAGCCCCTCCCCGGCCCTGCGCTATGAGGCCGCCCGCGCCGTCGGCGAACTGGCCGAAGAGGGGCGCCCTCTGCTGCCCGCCCTGCTGCCCCTGGTTGACGATGACGACCTGGAGATCTCCCTGGCGGCAATCTGGGCGCTCGGTCAGGTGGGCGGTTCCAGCGCCCGGCGAGTGCTCGAACGCCTGGCTCGCTCCAGGGACCTGTCGCGCCGCCAGGCCGCCGACGAAGCGCTCGCCGAACTCGCCCTCGATGAATGGTGA
- a CDS encoding UDP-N-acetylmuramoyl-L-alanyl-D-glutamate--2,6-diaminopimelate ligase, whose translation MPTLRTLLAGVAVLRADGPLDIPITGVVYDSRRVEPGALFVAIKGQHADGHAYVDEAVARGARAVLVDARQWGHAPAPDEATLVVAIDSRVALAPLAAAFYDYPALRLRAIGVTGTKGKSTTTDLISQILDACGHRTGLINTVDFKVGPRRWANDTRQSTPEAPEVQALLAAMVADGCDVAVIEATSHALSARWNRLGGCLFDVAVFLNLGHEHLDFHGTLEQYRADKARLFEMLGERTPSGRRKGEAWAIVNADDPHHQAFLRAAPAAARQLRFGTGSNADVRAYEVTASATGADLTVDTPWGSARLRLALPGAFNVSNALAALSVALSQGAPLEQAVAALGAARGPRGRMEPVVMGQPFDVIVDYAHNPESFEQVFSMLRPLARGRIIAVFGSAGERDVAKRAIQGEIAGHYCDLLVLTDEDPRGEDPLAIIAQIAAGVERAGRRANQDYWIIPDRSEAIKAAMAAARPGDVVLLLGKGHEGSIIYADRSRPWDEAAEARRALQALGYTAPADSG comes from the coding sequence ATGCCAACCCTACGCACCTTGCTGGCCGGCGTGGCTGTGCTACGCGCCGATGGCCCCCTTGATATTCCTATCACCGGGGTGGTCTACGACTCACGCAGGGTCGAACCCGGCGCGCTGTTCGTGGCGATCAAAGGCCAGCACGCCGACGGGCACGCCTACGTGGACGAGGCCGTAGCACGGGGGGCGCGCGCGGTGCTGGTTGACGCGCGACAGTGGGGCCATGCTCCGGCGCCCGACGAGGCAACCCTCGTGGTGGCCATTGATAGCCGGGTCGCGCTGGCGCCTCTCGCCGCCGCCTTCTATGACTACCCGGCGCTGCGCCTGCGCGCCATCGGTGTAACCGGCACAAAGGGCAAAAGCACCACCACTGATCTCATCAGCCAGATCCTCGATGCCTGCGGCCATCGCACGGGGTTGATCAACACCGTGGATTTCAAGGTAGGCCCGCGGCGCTGGGCCAACGATACCCGCCAGAGCACCCCCGAGGCCCCTGAAGTGCAGGCGCTCCTGGCGGCAATGGTGGCCGATGGCTGCGACGTCGCGGTGATCGAAGCCACCTCGCATGCTCTTTCCGCCCGCTGGAACCGTCTCGGCGGCTGCCTCTTCGACGTGGCAGTGTTCCTCAACCTCGGTCACGAGCATCTGGACTTCCATGGCACCCTTGAGCAATACCGCGCCGATAAGGCGCGCCTCTTCGAAATGCTGGGTGAACGCACGCCCTCGGGAAGGCGCAAGGGCGAAGCCTGGGCAATTGTCAACGCCGACGATCCCCACCACCAGGCCTTCCTCCGCGCGGCGCCCGCGGCGGCCCGCCAGTTGCGCTTCGGCACGGGCTCCAACGCCGATGTGCGCGCCTATGAAGTGACAGCCAGCGCTACCGGCGCGGACCTCACGGTTGACACGCCCTGGGGCAGCGCGCGCCTGCGCCTGGCCCTGCCCGGGGCCTTCAACGTCTCCAATGCCCTGGCGGCCCTCAGTGTAGCCCTGAGCCAGGGCGCGCCTCTCGAACAGGCCGTCGCCGCCCTCGGCGCCGCTCGCGGCCCGCGCGGCAGAATGGAGCCGGTGGTGATGGGGCAACCGTTTGACGTGATTGTGGACTACGCCCACAATCCCGAGTCGTTTGAACAGGTGTTCAGCATGCTGCGGCCCCTGGCCCGGGGACGGATCATCGCCGTCTTCGGCAGCGCCGGTGAACGCGATGTGGCTAAACGGGCCATCCAGGGGGAGATTGCCGGACACTACTGCGATCTGCTGGTGCTTACCGATGAGGATCCGCGGGGCGAGGACCCGCTGGCGATTATCGCCCAGATCGCCGCCGGCGTTGAACGGGCGGGCCGTCGGGCCAATCAAGATTACTGGATCATCCCTGATCGTAGCGAGGCTATCAAGGCCGCGATGGCAGCCGCCCGGCCCGGTGATGTCGTGCTGTTGCTGGGGAAGGGCCACGAGGGCAGTATTATCTACGCCGACCGCAGCCGCCCCTGGGACGAAGCCGCCGAGGCGCGGCGCGCCCTGCAAGCCCTGGGGTACACGGCGCCCGCCGACAGCGGTTGA
- a CDS encoding nitrate/sulfonate/bicarbonate ABC transporter ATP-binding protein, whose amino-acid sequence MATTLTPKTTASVGKAILSARNLHKIFKTPEGNDLLVLDNINLDLAEGEIVALLGRSGSGKSTLLRCLIGLISPSSGEVRYRNRPVTGPMPGMAMVFQSFALFPWLTVLENVELGLETQGVPAGERRRRALAAIDLIGLDGFESAYPKELSGGMRQRVGFARALVTNPDVLLMDEPFSALDVLTAENLRAELLDLWEERRIPTKAILMVTHNIEEAALMADRVLILSSNPGRIISSQQIDLPRPRDRNDPAFLATVETIYRAMTTPEAAFVSAAAVGFDHAGLDMRLPEAEVARIIGLIERVAAGPDRGRDDLPVLAADMQLDADDLFPITDAAELLGFAQTREGDITLLPEGVKLARSDIQERKVIFAEHLMNRVPLVAHIRRVLATRPDHRAPRERFLSELEDFMGADEAERTLDTAIDWGRYAELFEYDAREGRLRLPENGG is encoded by the coding sequence ATGGCGACGACCCTGACCCCGAAGACGACGGCGAGCGTCGGAAAAGCCATCCTGAGCGCCCGCAATCTGCACAAGATTTTCAAGACGCCCGAAGGCAACGATCTGCTGGTGCTCGACAACATCAATCTGGATCTGGCGGAGGGCGAGATTGTCGCCCTGCTGGGACGCTCTGGCTCCGGCAAGTCTACGCTGCTGCGCTGCCTGATCGGGCTGATTTCCCCGTCGAGCGGCGAGGTGCGCTACCGCAACCGGCCGGTGACCGGACCGATGCCGGGGATGGCGATGGTCTTCCAATCCTTCGCCCTCTTCCCCTGGCTGACGGTGCTGGAAAACGTGGAACTCGGCCTGGAGACGCAGGGGGTCCCGGCAGGCGAGCGCCGGCGCCGGGCGCTGGCGGCAATTGACCTGATCGGTCTTGATGGATTCGAGAGCGCGTATCCGAAGGAATTGTCTGGCGGCATGCGCCAGCGGGTGGGCTTTGCCCGCGCCCTGGTGACCAACCCCGACGTGCTGTTGATGGATGAGCCATTCTCGGCGCTCGATGTGCTGACCGCTGAGAACCTGCGCGCCGAATTGCTCGATCTGTGGGAGGAGCGGCGCATTCCGACCAAAGCGATCCTGATGGTCACGCATAACATCGAAGAGGCGGCGCTGATGGCCGACCGGGTGCTCATCCTCAGTTCCAATCCCGGACGGATCATCAGCAGCCAGCAGATCGATCTGCCGCGCCCGCGCGATCGCAACGATCCCGCGTTTCTCGCCACCGTCGAGACGATCTACCGGGCGATGACGACCCCGGAGGCGGCATTCGTCAGCGCTGCGGCCGTAGGGTTCGATCATGCCGGCCTGGACATGCGCCTGCCCGAAGCGGAGGTGGCCCGGATCATCGGGTTGATCGAACGGGTTGCCGCCGGTCCGGATCGCGGGCGCGACGATCTGCCGGTGCTGGCTGCGGATATGCAACTCGATGCGGACGATCTCTTCCCGATCACCGACGCGGCTGAGTTGCTGGGCTTCGCGCAGACCCGCGAAGGCGACATTACCCTGCTGCCGGAGGGGGTGAAACTGGCGCGGAGCGACATCCAGGAGCGCAAGGTCATTTTTGCCGAGCATCTGATGAACCGCGTGCCGCTGGTGGCGCATATCCGGCGCGTGCTGGCCACCCGGCCCGATCACCGCGCGCCGCGCGAGCGGTTCCTGAGCGAACTGGAGGACTTTATGGGCGCAGATGAGGCCGAGCGCACGCTCGACACCGCCATTGACTGGGGGCGCTACGCCGAACTCTTTGAATACGACGCGCGCGAGGGGCGGCTGCGGTTGCCGGAGAACGGCGGGTGA
- a CDS encoding PIG-L family deacetylase: MPSYYSRLDQLSAPYRYIYLSPHLDDAALSCGGAIAQHTSAGTPVLVVNICTGAPPAGTPLSPFASLMHRRWNLSADEAMARRLREDAEALEILRADGLRLDLLDAIYRMPEAYTDDDSLFGPPAEGDPLAGELQTRLEALADRFPDAVIYAPLGVGRHVDHVAACGAAQLLSRSGASVAFYEDFPYVRNEHALVQRLNELGGPDRFLPLVTGIDSTLTRKIGAIEAYTSQLDMLFGGAAAMAQAVRDYAARVSPDAGAYGERIWMFR, from the coding sequence ATGCCTTCTTATTACTCCCGGCTGGATCAACTGAGCGCTCCGTACCGGTACATTTACCTCTCTCCGCACCTGGACGACGCCGCCCTCTCCTGCGGCGGCGCGATCGCCCAGCATACCAGCGCGGGCACTCCTGTTCTGGTGGTTAACATCTGTACCGGCGCCCCGCCCGCCGGAACGCCCCTCAGCCCCTTTGCCAGCTTGATGCACCGCCGCTGGAACCTGTCCGCCGATGAGGCTATGGCGCGCCGGCTGCGCGAGGATGCCGAGGCCCTGGAGATCTTGCGCGCCGATGGGTTGCGACTCGACCTGCTCGACGCGATCTACCGGATGCCTGAAGCGTACACCGATGATGACAGTCTCTTCGGCCCGCCAGCAGAGGGCGACCCGCTGGCCGGCGAATTGCAGACGCGCCTGGAGGCCCTGGCTGACCGCTTCCCCGACGCGGTGATCTACGCGCCGCTTGGTGTGGGGCGCCACGTTGATCATGTGGCCGCCTGTGGGGCTGCCCAGCTCCTCAGCCGCAGCGGCGCCAGCGTGGCTTTCTATGAAGATTTCCCCTACGTGCGCAACGAACACGCCCTCGTCCAACGCCTTAATGAACTGGGGGGCCCTGACCGCTTCCTGCCCCTCGTCACCGGCATTGACAGCACCCTGACCCGCAAGATCGGGGCGATTGAAGCGTACACCAGCCAGCTCGACATGCTCTTTGGCGGCGCCGCCGCCATGGCCCAGGCTGTGCGCGATTACGCGGCGCGGGTCTCCCCCGACGCCGGCGCCTACGGCGAGCGCATCTGGATGTTCCGGTAA
- a CDS encoding HisA/HisF-related TIM barrel protein, which yields MIDLAPRNPYALELATPLLAAAGSLGYGVEVGRLLRLGQRDGGHGLGALITRSTSLRPRRARPASTLVETPAGLLYASGAPNPGLRAVRQRFALIWAAWETPVILSVTAADEAELGALLAELEMIEGVRGVELPLPTLGATEPATAARLVAAARAATPLPLIVKLPVYVEDLAELAAASAAAGADALNLSVGPPGAAIVAGRRVEGRLCGPALRPLGLRAVARVAGTVDVPLIGGGGVMRAADARALLDAGAAAVALGSALLTDLRAAGRIMADLSPRQGANPSGPG from the coding sequence ATGATTGACCTGGCCCCGCGCAATCCCTACGCGCTCGAACTGGCAACCCCGCTGCTGGCCGCGGCGGGGAGTCTGGGCTACGGCGTCGAGGTAGGGCGACTACTCCGGCTCGGGCAGCGCGACGGCGGGCACGGCCTGGGCGCGCTGATCACTCGCAGCACCAGCCTGCGCCCCCGGCGCGCCCGTCCGGCCTCCACGCTGGTCGAAACCCCGGCCGGCCTGCTCTATGCCAGCGGCGCCCCCAATCCCGGCCTGCGCGCCGTGCGCCAGCGCTTTGCACTGATCTGGGCCGCCTGGGAGACGCCGGTGATCCTGAGCGTCACCGCTGCCGACGAAGCCGAACTCGGCGCGCTCCTGGCCGAACTGGAAATGATCGAAGGGGTGCGGGGCGTTGAACTGCCGCTCCCAACCTTAGGGGCGACCGAACCGGCGACAGCGGCGCGCCTGGTCGCGGCGGCGCGCGCGGCCACCCCGCTGCCGCTAATTGTCAAACTGCCCGTCTATGTTGAGGACCTGGCGGAACTTGCCGCGGCCTCCGCCGCTGCCGGCGCCGACGCGCTCAACCTGAGCGTCGGCCCGCCCGGCGCCGCCATTGTAGCGGGCCGACGCGTCGAGGGGCGTCTCTGCGGCCCGGCGCTGCGGCCCCTGGGGCTGCGGGCGGTGGCCCGGGTTGCGGGGACGGTGGACGTGCCGCTGATCGGCGGCGGCGGGGTGATGCGCGCCGCCGATGCCCGCGCCCTCCTCGACGCCGGGGCCGCCGCTGTGGCCCTGGGCAGCGCCCTGCTCACCGACCTGCGCGCCGCGGGGCGGATTATGGCCGATCTGTCGCCGAGACAAGGTGCAAACCCGAGCGGTCCGGGTTGA